The Lasioglossum baleicum chromosome 7, iyLasBale1, whole genome shotgun sequence genomic sequence GTCACGGACTCAAGGTCGTGTCTGGCCATTGGTCAGTCGTTGTTTGCAGTTTCTTAAAAATTCTGCACAAAGCCGAGATCGACGCATTTGCGTTCGATCATTCGAGGAGCTCGAACACTCGAACATTTTCGAATCTTGTTCCATATTTACACGGAAGTTTTGTTCTCTCTTATATTTTGATCTGCATAGCTGGACAACGATTAATTTTTCTGGATCATCGTACTTGTACGATCCAACCCGGCGTTTTGTCTCcgataaatatccgcagtgCGGCGACACATTTCTCCAAGCAAAATGTTCAGTGAGTAACGCAGTTCTAGAATCGCTTGAAACGTTTCATTACattcaaaataatattttcaaacaaatattaTTGTTAGTAAACAATAACATTACGATAATGTTTTTTCCGGTTTTGTCGAATATGCGATTCGTCCACGCACAAAAGAAGACGCTCAAGGTCGTCTTCTCCTTGTAAGTTTTTTTTCAATGATGGTGCAAAACCGGCTCGGGAACAAAgactatgaaaatttgcatgaaATCGGCCAGAACACAATGTATTTACAATGCATTTTACATAAACTACTTGTTTACTGGCAGTTTAACTATTGGAACATTGTTAACATGTGTCCTGAATCGTTTTGTtttaatccttagcactcgaatggtgactctgagagacAAGCGCCACTAcaaattgctgtgccattattcaaaatgttgtttaaatacattattagatatgttggtatctaatcaatatgtTTAAGTATTGTAGGGGGCATTATATTAATTTCCTATCTACCAAATTTAGACAATcattgagaatggaaatattgtagttcgtaagaaatgtttaatttttcagttaaaatagctcagaATGCAAAGTAgccattttcaatttatttctgtatcttctttaatatatttgttgacaaatagcaaaattattatctCTATCACTTTTCTCTTTTCCAGAACTGCTAGTTCTGCTCTTGGTCTGCGCTGTGGCCACAGCTCAAGACTGCGAAGCAAACAAAGAAGAATGCTCCGCCACAACCTCGACTTCTTTCAACCAGGACAAGGACTGGAACTCTGCTCGCACGATATACGACTTCCATGCTAAAGATATCAAAGGTAACGACGTATCATTGGAGAAATACCGTGGACATGTGTGCATAATAGTCAATGTAGCGAGTCAATGTGGATTGACGGACACAAACTACAAGGAGCTGGTACGATTGTATGAACAGTACAGCGAGAAGGAGGGCTTAAGAATCCTGGCATTCCCCTCAAATCAGTTTGGTGGCCAGGAACCAGGCAGCGCTGATCAGATTCTAGATTTTGTTAAGAAGTACAATGTCACGTTCGATGTCTACGAGAAGGTGAACGTCAATGGGGACGACGCTCATCCACTGTGGAAATGGCTGAAGACTAAGGCAGGTGGATTCATAACTGATGGTATCAAGTGGAACTTTACCAAGTTTATTATCAACAAGGAGGGCAAAACTGTTGCCAGATACTCGCCGCACCAGAATCCCCTCGAGATGGAGTCGGAGCTGAAGAAATACTTTTAAGTAAACCTGAGATCCTTTTACACTTAGAGTCCTAGCAAGTAATAACATTCAATACTCATTGCTGAACCGTAACTGTTGGAAGAACAAATGTAAAAACGATATAACATTGTTTTTATTGCCCACAATACGTACACTTGTGTGGATACTCGGATACTCGTCTGTACAACAGTCTGATGTAGAATAAGTCTTCGCCCTTTGTTCCATTTCGTTGTATTTCATGTACCAATCGGGGACGATGCCAATAAATACATTTCTTTATCTCTAACAACAACATGTCTTgaatgaacgaacgaacgaacgaacaagTTCGACGTACTACGTctcgtatgtatacatatatgcaggGTGTTCATGCTATTACTAGCCAGTGTTTTCCATTTTCTCCcaagatttattattttcaagaaaAGTGCTGTCTGGTAATAGCGTGAGCACCCTGTTGTACATAATAGATCTCTAAACAGATGTAAACGCGAACTGTACAAAAGAAAAACGCAGCTGGGTTGTCGATGCCCACCGGGGTTCCTTAATCGCGACTTAATCAATTAACTTTAAATACACAGACAAACAGGCGTATCAATTCTTAACAGTACAGTATGGTATCTTATCATCTAACGCGGTCATTGTAGTCGGATCGGAATCAACGATCCTCCGGGACACACTTTCTCGTAAATAGACACCGTGTAACGCTCGGGTCTCTTCTGACCCGATCTTGTAATATCTCGCTTATTATTATTGACGAACAatttttctcaaggtcatcgttTGCGAAATCTCAAGGTCATCGACgttgttttatttttaaatgtttttattagACGAATAAAAATCCAATGACTTTATCGTGACCTTCGTTTGACCATGAGCAccgaaaattgataaaaatagcCATGATCAAGTTATCATAGAAATGTTGAAGTAGTCGCGTTATCTCGGCGCGCCGTAAAAGAGGAAAAAGGAAGTTGCAGCTGGTCAACGTTCCTATCGACGTTCTCGTTTTTCTCTCGGAGAAGCATAAACGTCCGCGACCTATTTATAGTGATCGTGGCGGGTTCAGCGACCAGGAAATCGATTCCGAACCGACTGCAGCGTCGCATGACACCGCTATTTACAAGTTTTAATACAATTCCACTGGCAGGAACGAAAGCGAACGAGACGATCATCAAATGATTCCTCATCATCCCTTCGTCGTCAACCTTTCCGACGGTTCAAGGCACTTCATCCCTCAGGGCCAACGTCCGCAAGGGGAGTCTTCATCGTTTCTTCGTGGTATCGCTCGACGATTTCTTTCGGATCGTTCGACGGCAgtcttgcataaataaatacaattttttaaataaattacaggACCTCAGGCGGACTCTTTGACGTTGCTGTTGATGGTGGCCATCTCGTGTTCCGCGTTCTTGTTCCTGCCGTTCGACATCGCCACGGGATCCTCACAAGTCTGGAAACATCATCGGACATCGTTAAACACGCTGGCAATGgttgtttaatttatttttaaaatattcattatcaTTAATTACACTATCCCTGGCAACAAAAtgttcgatcgaaatcgcgaACACGATTGTTCAACGAATTATTTATTGGAGCGCATATTAAATATGAATATGTATTAAACAAATATGTAAAACGATGGATTGTTATAGTTTTTaccaatatataaaataatataaactgTCCAGCTGTATGAAAAAATTACAGAGAAATTTAGATAGCATTCGAAATATAGGAGCCAGATAGACATCTCATTTTttctctaataattttaataaatcagaAATTGTTAACTGTTTTCATCTTTCTGCTGTTTCATGAGATATAGTCACTTGATTTGTtcgatcgaataatttttgccAGGTGCACTAGTCTAACCGAATCGATAGACAGTTAATTAATTCGTTTATGTTCTCAGAAATGACTAcgtgcctctgaacacggcaGAAGTTGAAGCGACGATTTAAAGTCTGACATTTCCGAGCGCAGAGGACATAATACTTAATTGGCCGGCACAATTTCAGTAAACGGATCAGTTTAACGTATTAATACAATGAGAGTGAATTACCCATAGTCTCTTGTTGTAATTCTACCTTGTAGGAAGGATTGTCGTAGGCGGACGTGGTTTTACGCGGGGATATATCGGCTTTGCTGCTGGTCCGTCTCTTCATCAGCATCATTAGCAGTATCAAGGTCGAGAGGATCGCGAGGGACGCGACGATCGCCACAACCACCAACGGACCATAGTAATCGCCTTCGTGCAGAGGCACCGATGCCAGTTTCCCTGCTGCGTGTGGAAAGTCATGTTAATAATCTCGAACGAATTCTTACAAAGCAAATCCAATGGGGCCACTCGGAAATTCTGATTCGAAATATTGTAGGAAACAACACAGAATTTTCAATCATGAAGACTATTCCTGAAGCAAAAGCAACGATGAAACTGTAACAGTGGCCCATTGTCTACTATCTTGAGACACGATTGTCTTCAAGTGTGCACACCTTGCTGCGAGATCGTGGCGGGTAAAAGGACTCCAGGCTTGGTGACAAAGTCCTGGACGTTGCTCTTCTTGATCCTGCCGTTGGTCAGGTATACTTCGAGCCATAATCGGTACCTGGTGCCGGGCTTCAGGTCGCTGATCACCGTTTTCGGATGCGAATCCCTCTTAGCGATCTTGAACGTACTGGTATCCTCTTTACCGCTGTCGCTCTGGTAGATCGCCCTGTAGATGTTCACGTACTTGTCTTCGGGATAGGGTACTCCGCTCCAAGTCACCTCTACGTCCGTCGACTTGATGGTTTTTATTTCAACCTTGACCTCGAACGAGTACGGATCAGGTTCCATCGACGTCGTCACGTGGATCTGTAAAAGGAGCCCTTTGATCAATCCTTACATACTCTAGTAATaaatagacagtggatctttatgcaaaatacaaattttctaactgaattgcaacaatctgcagtgaaatagaaatttatcttctttcttaaatgtttgataggttgaaaataatataacagcattattaaattcttctaatatttttactattttaaactacgcctactcatttttgtcataaatgcataaaatccgctgtctagtaataaatcaTACTAACCGTCTTCTCGCTGACGAGTTCCGTCAGCTGTCCAGAGAACGGCACGAAGAAGATTCCGATCTCGTATATCGTGGATGGCTTCAGGTTCTCGATCACGAAATTAGTCACTGCTCTGTGGATCAACGGAGTACCAGAGTAAACCTTGGCATCCTGCTCCTTGTACCTCAGCTGAACACCGTCGATGAACTGCAGCTCGTATTCTGTGAACTTCTTCCACATTACGTTGATCCAGGTGGAGTTCGTCTCGGTCACCTTGAGCTCAGCGTCTATGGGAATCTGTGGTGGCAGCGTTGTCATTTCTGGTCGTCTGTCGTGGGTCCTCACAGTGTAGATTTGACTCGTAGGACTGTTGGCCAGATCCTTCAGTTTCACGGTGATCTTCACCTTGTACTCCGTCGATGGTTTCAGATCGCCTAACTCGAACTGCAACTGAGGCGTTGCGATCAAGTCGTCCGGGGGTGCGAACACCTGAGCTTTCCAGGTGGAGACGTCGAAGTTCCTGCATAGAAAGTgttgtaaatgattttttttctgtGCAAGGAACAGTCAGAAAGAATCAGTTCTCCTTGTTGTAtaagataaatgtaaaaatattggTTGCTATATATAGGTGCTATAGGAGTCGTGGTACTCTGTGTGATATTTTATAGGAAATACATACTTCTTATCGTTCGTGTACCGAAGCTCGACGCGTCCATGAAGACCCACAAGGACCTGTGGCACGGTGAAGACAAGAAGGACGGTTTTGTCGTCGAGGGCGTCGAGGATTAGTACGGAGATCTCGTCCGATGAAGACGCGCCTGGAAATCCGGGAACAGCGCCAGGTAGTGGGAAACCTGGTGGTACATTGTGATCCATACCTGAAGAGGAAATCCACAGTTTTATTAATACGTTGTCTTTCGTATTGCAGATGGCGAAGAAAGGGGTTCTGATGAGAGCCTGGACAAGGCTAGACGAGTGAAAGCAACATACTGTAGATCGGTATTGCTCATCATCAGACTTAGAATGAGGTAATATAATTAGATAAAAGATAGCCTAAGCTAGGTTGGACAGCTCGTGAATATTGTTAAACAGTACTCGAGCAGTATAGGAAGAACTATAAGGACTATAAGAACTATAAACTACTTGAAAATTaattctctcgctctctgctgACAATATAAGATTGCTCGGGCAGTAATATAGAAAAAGCGCTATCTAAATCTTTCGTCTATAGGTGGAGCAGTAACACATGGTAACACAGTAAACCCCTTCCCCTTCAACTCCCTACTGCGACTATCCTAATCTTTTTCAGACCCGTTCTACCCCACTCCTCCCCACTTCTAGTACTCGatctcagtgtcgccagattaagatttGTCTCCTACTCCTCCTTATcctttctacgacgctattccccacgaCCCGGTTATGCGACGCGTTTCGCTTCTGTCGTGCATGTCGTCGACCTCATATGAAAACTGCCTAAGtccattttttatgaaaattggtttTTCAGCTTCGTCTTGTTAGGTACTTCAATTTCTACGGTTTGAGTTGATAGTTTGAAAAAATCTCCGTGTAAAGCAAAATAGTTTTGCTTTATATCGTTTTTTCCGCCTCctgtaaaatttacttttttggacttaggaaattttcatataagtCATAATGTCACGTGAATAATCCGGTAATTACACAGAGAGGATAACAACTGCATTCCCCTGGATTTCCCcggtctggcgacactgctcgaTCCCGTGAATAAAAGATCGCAGTCTCTCGATAGGGGCGAACCTGACTGGTCGGGCGATTGTGCAGCGAACGCGTGGTTCAAGTGCGTGAGTCCCGGGTGCGGTATATGGACCAGCCGAGTGGTCTGCGTCGGGCCGGGATTGAGATCGTGTTCATCGATATGTGCTAGCAGCTCCTCGATCTGCTGTGGCGTACTGGGTATGTCCGGTGTATGGATATGATACGTGGTCTCGCCGTGTTCGTTCATTTGGGTGTACACGTGCGGCTTCGCGGGCTTCTTCGGGCCAGGGTCGGGCCCGTTCGAGTAGCCGGGCTGAATCTGATTGGTGCTCGACTGTTTCTGACCTGCGATTTGCTTGTGGAGATCGTACAGACCCGGGTGGGCCTCTGGCGGACCACGATCGAGCTGCACTAGCCCAGGATGATGAAGATTGATCAGATGGTACAGCTCCTCTGGCAGGATCTCTCGAGCAGGATCCCGTTGTCCTGGCTTGGGTCTGGTTGGCAGTCCTTGAGGTTGGGGCTTGGTCTTCTCACCATCGGCAGGCTTCTTTTTAGGACTCAGGGGTACTATGACATTAGGGTCCACGCTGTCTTGAAGAATAGGTCCTCGATAAGGAGGTCCGGTAGGGTCCAAATGAGGACTCAAGCTGTTCTGAGGCACGCTATGTCCAGTTGGCACGAACGCGAATCCTGAGTTCTGATGAGGATTCAACGGGATGAACTGCTGCTGATCGGTTGGGTGTCCTCCTTTCGGCATTTTTTCCGGGTTCACCGGACCAGGAAGTGTCTGGCCAGCGTCCATAGGATACGGAACCGACGCAGACTTGTCCGGGAACTTGTCCGGCGCCAATGGACCTGGGAAATAGTCGTCCTTGTGCGGGATAGGTTTGGCGATCGGCTCTAGAGGCTTCTTAACGTCAACCTTCGACTTTGCCTTCTCTTTCGCTGGTGTCAGAGGTTTTTCCGGGGCCTGGGGTTGATGAAGATGGAACACGTCCTCCACACTGGGGTGCGTGGGCCTGTAGTCTGGGTTGTAGGGTCCGTTGTAAGGGATAGTCGGGTGTCCAGGGTCCATCGGGTAGTGGAAAAACCCGTGGCTGCTCGGAGTCTCGTCGCTGGTCTCTTTCTGAATCTGGCCCGATTCGTTACCGGGCTTTTCGAACGCGTCCGTCGCGTTCATGCCTGCAATAGAGCAAAGTCCAAGGTCACAGAGTCAGCATGCCGGCTGCAAGTCGACGCTGCAGACACGTCGCTGCCTCTCCTGGCCCACGATCTCTTCATGCATATTTACAGCCAAGGTCGTACAAAGCATGCAGAATTTTTGTTTAAGTTTTTTTTACAGTGCTCGTTCCCCAAACTTCGCCTCTGGATGCTGCGAGCACGCTGGAACTCTCTTTTCGATGGACAGGCTGGGTCTTCGGTATTAATGCGAGTGCGGAGCAATCTACTGTGTAGTTTTGGGGGCTGTACTTTCGGGGATGCAATTTCGGGATTTAGTTTTGGGGATGTAGATTCGGGGGGTGCAATTTGAGGATGTATACGTTATGTGTGAATGATGTCAGGGTGTATGTACATTCGCGTATGCACTGGAGGACCCAGTCAGGCCCGCGCAGGAAGCACTTACAACTTTGCAACCCATCGCACCCATTACCAAAGTGATCCTCTTCGGAATAGCGGTCGCTTTTGGGATAGAACGGTGTCCAACACCAATTTTTTCTGGATTCAGGGGTCGGAAATAATCGATCTCAGTGATTGTACCTGGCAGCTCAGCAGCTTGATGATTGCAGGTCCATTCCTTGCAGCATTCGTCGCCAGGTATCTGAGCCAGAATAGCTTGATAAGGTGGACAAGGTAAATTCGCAGGCGGAGAAGCTGTGACTGGTGGACAGGCAGCCTGGCAAGTCACTTTTCCCATTTCGCAGTAGCATCTCTTCTCGCAGCCTGTCACGTTTGATGGCACTTCGCTCCAGTTGTCGTAGGTTTCGCCCTCGTACGTGCACGAGCCGTTGTTTTTGCAGCGCATTTCCTGTGGAGATTCACATTCTTTCTTTCGTAATTGCTGTAACTTCCCCGAAAATcgatcttttcgaaattcgtttCGACGAGAACTGTCTCTGTTCTATCTAGTTTGATGTAAAATTATAATATGTCATGTGTTTGCTACCTTAAACCGGAATTTGTTTAAGATATCTTGCTCAAATTTTCAGCGAATACTACCGAAACCTCCCCTAACAAGATGTACCAATTGATTTTCTAAAGGAACGTCATTTTGCATATAAAGTTTCTAATAAATAGTTTGCATATAAAGTTGCAAATAAGTTTCTCTTCGTTTCTCAACCGTTCACCAGGTGAAACCTGTGCAACTCACCTCAGGACAGCAACGAGGCGGTCTTGCCACGAAATCAGGTGGTACAGTCTCCCAATCCAAACAATGAGGGTCCAAAACGTCCAATCCGAAGTCGTTAGGACATTCTATGGTCACACAATCGGCTTTACCATTTTTATAACACATGCAGTAGTAAATGCACTCGTCGAACCATTCTGCATCCACTTTGTACGTTTTCCCTCTGTGAGTGCAGCCGTATGTGTCTCCAACTGTCTCAGATACGTTCGTCTTGATCACTTCTGCTGGGAGGAACACCTGTAACGCAGGACCTGCTCGATTTCCTTCAGTGACGCGAACCGAATAGGTCCTTGCTGGTTCTAGGTTCGAGATTATGCCGTCTGCAACACAGAAATGTCTTCTTATCTTCTATTATTCTAAgatcagaagaatttaaggattccAATATGCTATTTTCTCGTGATGAAAATCCTTTTTTCTTCTATGAAATGATTGTGGACAGAGAAGTTCCTTCCTTCAACCCCTTGCCATATGATTTCCTTTAATAACTAAAAGGAAGGAGCAACTTCCTGTTTAAGAAGCTCTGTCAGAAGCTAAGCAGCGATTATTGCTGACCTCTGTCTGGCTTCTGCTGCCTCGAGACATGATTCTTGTCGGAAATCTCGATGGTAACGTCTTGCGGGTTCTTCGTAGAGAGCTTCAGCATGATGGCCGTGGAATTTAGTACCTTCACATCGGTTAGGTTAACGGTCAAATCGCCTGAGACCTCAGGCCTGATCTCGTGGTCGCCAAGGGTCACGTCGCAGAGGGTGATCGTGCAACAGGAGTCCCTGAACAAATGCGAAGAAACATGATAGTCacaataaaggaagaaagacgCGTTGATGAAATTGACTTTCATCTCTGGTACCTTGGATCGGTGAGGACGACGCAACGATCGTGCTGATTGGTCGCAGACGTGGTCTCGTTCGGAGGACACCTTGGCTGACACTTGAGGACACCGCCTGCCTCGCAGACGCAGACTCTGCTGCAACCATCTTCGACTCTTTGACCTCGCATGATCGTCTCGTTCCCGAACACGCAGGTCTCCTCTGGTTCTGGCGCTGCGGCAGAAACTAAAGATCCTTTGCGACTGCTCGAGAGCTCGACGATGCTGTGAAGGATTGCCTAGAAAACTCTTCTGGGCTCGTCGAACGACTGAGTTCACCGAGTTCGTCAAGCTGTTCAAACAGCTCATTGAATTTTAGATTGAATGTTGAGTTCTCGATGAACTCACTCTTCGAAGGTTCTAGCAATGATTTAGGTATTAAACCGAAAGTGTAATGTTTCTATGATCATTTTTCAGACTCGTAGAATGAAGAAGACACTATCTATTTCGAATGAAGAGACTCACCAGAGTCAGCAGCGCAGACCAAGATCGCGCAACAAGGTTCTTCGTTAACCAGCTTCTCGTGGCACAACGGATCCTCGATTCCTCGGTTCGCTTTGGCATAAGGCGACGTGCAAATAGGTTTGCAATCTATCACCGAACCACCTTCCCCACAAACGCATTTTTCCTCGCAACCTCTGATGATCTTCTCGCCGATTGAGTATGTCTGATTACCTTCAACGCATACTGTCGTCGTTAGCATTGTCGAGGAGATGTTCATGGATGTCTCGTTGTGAGCAGCCACGTACTCTCCGCCTGTAACAATCGTTTTGTGTTGGGaatatttctgaaatttttcgcCAGGTGTTCAACTCTATGTATAGCGATGAAATGATAGTGTCCATTTCTTAGAACGTAGACAAACATGGTTGATTAAAGTCGAACACATTCAAATACAATCAAAGACAATCAAGTATAGTCAAACATACAATCAGACAGAATCGAACACAGTGAAACGAACATATACACAATGAAACACaatcgagcagagccgagcacAGTTAAGTAACAGCTACCTTCGACATCCTTGTCATCGTCGTCCATACTAACATCGCTGAGATCAGTGATATTCGAGTGTAAAGAATTCGTAGGCTCCGGAGCAGAAATATTCAAAGCTCTCCCTCTGGACGCTATCGTTTCCTCGGTGGTCCTCATTTCCTCAGTACCATTCTCGCTCCCCGAAGTTTCCATCATGACAGTTGTTGTTCCATTCGACTCATCCTTCACAGGTAGAATCGGCTCACCGTGGAACAATAACGGAATTGTCACTCCCATCGTCTCCATTGGCCTCGTAGTGACATCCGCCATAGGTTTCGTCGAAGACATCCAGGACATCGTCGTTAGCCCTGCATCGTTTGCTTCTCCTCGCTTCGAGTCATCGTCTTTGATGGGTTTTTGGTATTTCTGATCAGTTTTCACTTTGAAGTCCACAGGCTTCTTCTTCGGCTCGATCGTCGTCTTCGAGTCTTGATCTTTGATTGGATACTCGGACTTGGTGTCGTTTTTCGCGTCGATCCTGAGTGGCTTCACGTTTGGGATTTCGGTCACGCCGATTCCTGAAAGcagaagaattttattttatttattgtgttTAATCGGAGTGGAGCGCGGTGTGAGTAATAATTGGACAGCGGATTCTtctgtaaaataaacatttactTTCTGTCTATAAGGAATACGGATATTATCCCCTtgtcctacaatatcgtgtcaatgcactgcagatatttatgcaattttcaatttttctaggcaaattttaagagaaagtggaatgaaataaattcttattttcggtggtagtagccttttcagATCTgaactaaataaaaatcgtaccaaattctatcgaattttacattccagcattttttgaaaatattcagaTGCCATGAATgtacaaaaatccgcagtctagttatgaaatTCTGTTTTGGTTTCGTCAATGTATAGTTTTATTGGAGTACACGTAGgcgtacaatagatataaattttctccttgcTTAGGAAATTATACTACCTCCTCCGGAAGCGTTTTTCGCAAAATCGACTCGATTACGATAAATAATGGAAGATGTAAGATACCGTTGTCAGTTTCCCGTAGGAAGTCGTAGGATCCGAACGATAAAACGAGATTTATACAACGATCGTCAGAAAGCTGCGAATCCTGGAGGATCAGGATAAGGAAGCTATTCTTCCGCAATTATTCGAAACGACGACTAGGCGCAGTGTCGCCGGAAAAGGTTCGCGTAACGGTAAAAGCGTGATCGTAGAATGTGTGTGTGTTCTGTGTGCACTGTCCTCGGCTGTTCGACCCGTGAACTTGAACTTGCCCCGATACCAATCGGGCCTCTCTGAACGCTCAATTATCGGCCTCGGTTAACGAGTGTAACGAGCAATTAGCGGGCCTTTAATCACGCTACGATTACATTTGGACACGCGAGCTTCGTTTCGCGAGAGGTTGGCCATTATTCCGCTTTGAAATTGGCAAGAGCTCGGTCAAACATAGTCAAACTACCTCGAGCATAAGTGCAGAAAAATATATTCCTACGAAATCAGACGTGAAAGTCTAAGTTAGTTCACTTTCGTAATCCTCGGCACGAATACCTGCCGAATCTATTCGAAACCGAAAGTTTTGCAGCTGTTGCTATTTGTTCAATAGATAGTTTTGTTGTTTTCGATGCGGTCGGTGGGGACGTTGCGTCACGTTTCGCCCCGATTCCCGCAGAAATTTGTCCTTGGCGATCTCGGATCCGTGATCCGCGATTTTTGCGCGGTTCTCCGGAGAGGATCGAAGCAGTTGGGTCTGCAATTTCACCTGGGATCGCCGTTCCATAGTGGTTTCGTAAGACGAAGATCCGTCGGCGATGTACCGACGATATAGTGTAGCACTATAGTATGCTAGAAACTTTCCATCCGCGGCGATCCGACGCGAAATGCGCTCTCTGGACGTACTGTTACGTCAAACGACCTGTTATCTGCCCGGTCGTCGTTCCCGTCGACCACTTCTTCTGCTGGCCAGTCGACTTTTTGCCGAACCATCATCGATCCTAGCGGATCCTGCATAGATCGTTCGCCAACCAACAGCCTGAGGTACAATAATCGACCATTCTCAACCCCTGATCTATGCAAATTGCAGCTCCACGttttttcaatcatttcggAATTGTGCCAGCAAAATTATGCTCACGATGCACAAGTTTCATAAAAGGACAGATGTATCTATTGCATCTATTCAAACGAACGAAAGATGATCTTAAGCTTTTAGGAATCCTCGTTTGACAGGAGGAACAAATTCTGCAAGTTTTCTAAAAACGCATGTGTGCTTTAATCAAAGCGTACACTGTATTTAACCAGTTCATTCTCATTACCAGTAAATCCTCATTACGAGTTAGAAATGCAAGAAACCGGAgcgaaataaataaacatattttcTTTCATAATATGTTTagcaagttgaaaataatgtaacagtattctgaaattcttcgaatgtgttcggtgttttaaattacacctactcatattCATCGTAAAtctataaaatccgctgtctagttataaatcaTTTTTGCTGACAGTTTGTTGGAATAGTATGAGGTACAACTGATCAGAAACAGGAATCGCCGTAGTCCGTTCTTAAAATAATCGTCCTTGAGGAGGTTAACTGTCTCTTAAACAAGTGGCACAAGAGAGTTCCTCTTGCAATCGTTGCTTTCCATGTGCTACAGTACAGGAATGAGAAACAGTTATTTCTAAGTCGTTTGCTTTTGTCGTTGCAGTCTTCGTGCATGGAAATATATTCGTAAGTAGCTACTTAAATCGCTATTTCTCGCGTCACTGACAGTCCTCTCGACCATAATCTTTCAATCATCCGTTCCTCTT encodes the following:
- the LOC143210557 gene encoding uncharacterized protein LOC143210557; amino-acid sequence: MFKLLVLLLVCAVATAQDCEANKEECSATTSTSFNQDKDWNSARTIYDFHAKDIKGNDVSLEKYRGHVCIIVNVASQCGLTDTNYKELVRLYEQYSEKEGLRILAFPSNQFGGQEPGSADQILDFVKKYNVTFDVYEKVNVNGDDAHPLWKWLKTKAGGFITDGIKWNFTKFIINKEGKTVARYSPHQNPLEMESELKKYF